One window of Metopolophium dirhodum isolate CAU chromosome 3, ASM1992520v1, whole genome shotgun sequence genomic DNA carries:
- the LOC132941904 gene encoding FHIP family protein AGAP011705 isoform X2 has product MSWFKRNKGVEKTDDLDLSACFDSFNKHWQQTFEIIDRFQTSKGVIKYDDIVAVINHLNQLIKLLLLDVQSAKSTNQSRCLEYFLRNQLLEKLYSWSLKTDKFKNYLKLEQLKVYGVLLSKLRGHQLLSNDSILNPLILILNSYDGDCLSVEIEKHLVTVLRQFCVVLSHQPSILCNVLKDNTKNSKCVILSLLMAFIHRDGSIGEEARDALLIFVSLSRQNDTLADIITSRSNVSPVLATGLSGLYSVLPRKLDFENDCYRLSPKNIEDVPELNNFLASVELCNAVAKICHKSVYDQLLDYLYHGFLLPVVGPALMQVAEEEVATATVYLDLLLRSVTHPGLLQTFVKFVLCERFEKIKIIELLVNRINNKSFKVCIATLALMETILDLNCEDVMLELVFKYLVPCTHIMLSQRSRIKQVDSYCKSADIFLSLIPDVFKHRNVNSQTLFSEYQCYLNCARIKIAECAIETKHWTYLYDGENPSHVIVETKTNEVENDQNSILSADDSSSGYESFKAMKDIDKMLGTDDSRPADEILSNTSSPCGSDSPTCFIRQSTFKTKEPLTQYPCLGPFLEALFSNLENLPKQDFRINLHLTAVMTRLSMYNKPLIQSLLLNHSMIFQPCIRSLFQILRSLKQTIETKLCSREEKVIKAEAFLIERENKLCNTQCSRSAGEKIPEPFPRGESKRRSISVAFGEMFRRNSGNKEAILESTSNGYRYYKENETESLDLPINAIILAEWLKELSAICQEHTIS; this is encoded by the exons ATGAGTTGGTTCAAGCGAAATAAAGGAGTTGAAAAAACTGACGATCTTGATTTGTCAGCGTGTTTTGATAGCTTTAACAAACATTGGCAACAAACCTTTGAAATTATTGATAGATTTCAA ACTTCAAAAGGCGTTATTAAGTATGATGATATTGTAGctgttataaatcatttaaatcaattaataaagcTATTGTTACTTGATGTACAATCAGCCAAATCAACAAATCAATCACGGTGTCTTGAATACTTTTTGAGAAACCAATTACTAGAAAAATTATACTCATGGAGCTTAAAAACAGACaa gttcaaaaactatttaaaattggaACAATTAAAAGTTTATGGAGTTCTTTTGTCAAAACTTCGAGGACATCAGTTACTTTCTAATGATTCTATATTAAATcctttaatacttatattaaactCATATGATGGTGATTGCTTATCTGTAGAAATTGAAAAACACTTAGTTACAGTTTTAAGACAATTTTGTGTTGTGCTTTCTCATCAACCAAGTATATTGTGCAATGTCTTGAAAGATAACACTAAAAATTCAAA atgtgttatattgtcattattgaTGGCATTCATACACCGTGATGGATCAATTGGCGAAGAGGCGCGTGATGccttattaatatttgtgtcATTATCTCGTCAAAATGATACACTAGCTGATATCATAACATCTAGATCGAATGTGAGTCCTGTATTGGCAACTGGTTTAAGTGGTCTGTATTCAGTGTTGCCACGAAAATTAGATTTTGAAAATGATTGCTACCGACTGAGcccaaaaaatattgaagatgtACCAGAACTAAATAATTTCTTAGCTTCAGTAGAACTGTGTAATGCTGTTGCTAAAATATGTCACAAATCTGTATATGATCAACTTTTAGATTACTTATACCATGGGTTCCTTCTACCCGTTGTCGGACCAGCATTAATGCAG GTGGCAGAAGAGGAAGTAGCTACAGCAACAGTATACTTAGATTTACTACTTCGTAGTGTCACTCATCCAGGACTTCTACAAACATTTGTGAAATTTGTGCTGTGTGaaagatttgaaaaaataaaaattattgaattgctCGTCAATCGAATTAATAACAAATCTTTTAAG gtttgTATTGCTACACTTGCATTGATGGAAACAATTTTAGACTTAAACTGTGAGGATGTCATGTTAGAACTAGTATTCAAGTATTTAGTGCCTTGCACGCACATAATGCTTAGCCAACGTTCACGTATTAAACAAGTAGATTCATATTGTAAATCAGCTGACATATTTTTGTCCTTAATACCAGATGTCTTCaa acatAGGAATGTTaattctcaaactttattcTCTGAATATCAATGTTACTTGAATTGTGCACGAATTAAGATAGCTGAATGTGCTATAGAAACTAAACATTGGACATACCTATATGATGGAGAAAATCCATCTCAcgtaatag ttgaaacaaaaacaaatgaAGTGGAGAATGATCAAAACAGCATATTATCAGCTGATGATAGTTCAAGTGGATATGAAAGTTTTAAAGCCATGAAAGACATTGACAA aatgcTTGGAACTGATGATAGTAGGCCTGCTGATGAAATTTTGTCAAACACTTCTTCGCCGTGTGGAAGTGATTCGCCAACGTGCTTCATAAGACAGTCAACATTCAAGACAAAAGAACCACTTACGCAATACCCTTGTTTGG gtCCATTTCTCGAGGCGCTATTTTCAAATCTAGAAAATTTGCCCAAACAAGATTTTCGGATAAACTTACATCTGACTGCTGTTATGACTCGTCTGTCCATGTACAACAAACCTTTAATTCAATCATTGTTACTGAATCATTCAATGATTTTTCAGCCATGTATACGTTCTCTGTTCCAA ATATTGCGCTCTTTAAAACAGACTATAGAAACAAAATTATGCAGTCGTGAGGAAAAAGTTATAAAAGCCGAAGCATTTTTAATTGAACGAGAAAATAAGCTCTGCAACACTCAATGCAGTCGTTCAGCTGGTGAGAAAATTCCCGAACCATTTCCTAGag GTGAATCCAAACGGCGCAGCATATCAGTAGCATTTGGAGAAATGTTCAGAAGAAATTCTGGGAACAAGGAAGCCATATTAGAATCCACAAGCAACGGTTACAG gtATTACAAAGAAAATGAAACCGAGTCATTAGACTTGCCAATAAACGCAATAATTCTGGCAGAATGGTTGAAGGAACTGTCGGCCATTTGTCAAGAACACACAATTAGCTAG
- the LOC132941904 gene encoding FHIP family protein GG24907 isoform X1 encodes MSWFKRNKGVEKTDDLDLSACFDSFNKHWQQTFEIIDRFQTSKGVIKYDDIVAVINHLNQLIKLLLLDVQSAKSTNQSRCLEYFLRNQLLEKLYSWSLKTDKFKNYLKLEQLKVYGVLLSKLRGHQLLSNDSILNPLILILNSYDGDCLSVEIEKHLVTVLRQFCVVLSHQPSILCNVLKDNTKNSKCVILSLLMAFIHRDGSIGEEARDALLIFVSLSRQNDTLADIITSRSNVSPVLATGLSGLYSVLPRKLDFENDCYRLSPKNIEDVPELNNFLASVELCNAVAKICHKSVYDQLLDYLYHGFLLPVVGPALMQDFENNCGINAHLSRVAEEEVATATVYLDLLLRSVTHPGLLQTFVKFVLCERFEKIKIIELLVNRINNKSFKVCIATLALMETILDLNCEDVMLELVFKYLVPCTHIMLSQRSRIKQVDSYCKSADIFLSLIPDVFKHRNVNSQTLFSEYQCYLNCARIKIAECAIETKHWTYLYDGENPSHVIVETKTNEVENDQNSILSADDSSSGYESFKAMKDIDKMLGTDDSRPADEILSNTSSPCGSDSPTCFIRQSTFKTKEPLTQYPCLGPFLEALFSNLENLPKQDFRINLHLTAVMTRLSMYNKPLIQSLLLNHSMIFQPCIRSLFQILRSLKQTIETKLCSREEKVIKAEAFLIERENKLCNTQCSRSAGEKIPEPFPRGESKRRSISVAFGEMFRRNSGNKEAILESTSNGYRYYKENETESLDLPINAIILAEWLKELSAICQEHTIS; translated from the exons ATGAGTTGGTTCAAGCGAAATAAAGGAGTTGAAAAAACTGACGATCTTGATTTGTCAGCGTGTTTTGATAGCTTTAACAAACATTGGCAACAAACCTTTGAAATTATTGATAGATTTCAA ACTTCAAAAGGCGTTATTAAGTATGATGATATTGTAGctgttataaatcatttaaatcaattaataaagcTATTGTTACTTGATGTACAATCAGCCAAATCAACAAATCAATCACGGTGTCTTGAATACTTTTTGAGAAACCAATTACTAGAAAAATTATACTCATGGAGCTTAAAAACAGACaa gttcaaaaactatttaaaattggaACAATTAAAAGTTTATGGAGTTCTTTTGTCAAAACTTCGAGGACATCAGTTACTTTCTAATGATTCTATATTAAATcctttaatacttatattaaactCATATGATGGTGATTGCTTATCTGTAGAAATTGAAAAACACTTAGTTACAGTTTTAAGACAATTTTGTGTTGTGCTTTCTCATCAACCAAGTATATTGTGCAATGTCTTGAAAGATAACACTAAAAATTCAAA atgtgttatattgtcattattgaTGGCATTCATACACCGTGATGGATCAATTGGCGAAGAGGCGCGTGATGccttattaatatttgtgtcATTATCTCGTCAAAATGATACACTAGCTGATATCATAACATCTAGATCGAATGTGAGTCCTGTATTGGCAACTGGTTTAAGTGGTCTGTATTCAGTGTTGCCACGAAAATTAGATTTTGAAAATGATTGCTACCGACTGAGcccaaaaaatattgaagatgtACCAGAACTAAATAATTTCTTAGCTTCAGTAGAACTGTGTAATGCTGTTGCTAAAATATGTCACAAATCTGTATATGATCAACTTTTAGATTACTTATACCATGGGTTCCTTCTACCCGTTGTCGGACCAGCATTAATGCAG GACTTTGAAAATAATTGCGGTATCAATGCACATTTATCGCGG GTGGCAGAAGAGGAAGTAGCTACAGCAACAGTATACTTAGATTTACTACTTCGTAGTGTCACTCATCCAGGACTTCTACAAACATTTGTGAAATTTGTGCTGTGTGaaagatttgaaaaaataaaaattattgaattgctCGTCAATCGAATTAATAACAAATCTTTTAAG gtttgTATTGCTACACTTGCATTGATGGAAACAATTTTAGACTTAAACTGTGAGGATGTCATGTTAGAACTAGTATTCAAGTATTTAGTGCCTTGCACGCACATAATGCTTAGCCAACGTTCACGTATTAAACAAGTAGATTCATATTGTAAATCAGCTGACATATTTTTGTCCTTAATACCAGATGTCTTCaa acatAGGAATGTTaattctcaaactttattcTCTGAATATCAATGTTACTTGAATTGTGCACGAATTAAGATAGCTGAATGTGCTATAGAAACTAAACATTGGACATACCTATATGATGGAGAAAATCCATCTCAcgtaatag ttgaaacaaaaacaaatgaAGTGGAGAATGATCAAAACAGCATATTATCAGCTGATGATAGTTCAAGTGGATATGAAAGTTTTAAAGCCATGAAAGACATTGACAA aatgcTTGGAACTGATGATAGTAGGCCTGCTGATGAAATTTTGTCAAACACTTCTTCGCCGTGTGGAAGTGATTCGCCAACGTGCTTCATAAGACAGTCAACATTCAAGACAAAAGAACCACTTACGCAATACCCTTGTTTGG gtCCATTTCTCGAGGCGCTATTTTCAAATCTAGAAAATTTGCCCAAACAAGATTTTCGGATAAACTTACATCTGACTGCTGTTATGACTCGTCTGTCCATGTACAACAAACCTTTAATTCAATCATTGTTACTGAATCATTCAATGATTTTTCAGCCATGTATACGTTCTCTGTTCCAA ATATTGCGCTCTTTAAAACAGACTATAGAAACAAAATTATGCAGTCGTGAGGAAAAAGTTATAAAAGCCGAAGCATTTTTAATTGAACGAGAAAATAAGCTCTGCAACACTCAATGCAGTCGTTCAGCTGGTGAGAAAATTCCCGAACCATTTCCTAGag GTGAATCCAAACGGCGCAGCATATCAGTAGCATTTGGAGAAATGTTCAGAAGAAATTCTGGGAACAAGGAAGCCATATTAGAATCCACAAGCAACGGTTACAG gtATTACAAAGAAAATGAAACCGAGTCATTAGACTTGCCAATAAACGCAATAATTCTGGCAGAATGGTTGAAGGAACTGTCGGCCATTTGTCAAGAACACACAATTAGCTAG
- the LOC132941906 gene encoding histone-lysine N-methyltransferase SMYD3: protein MTYAGRSTMDKKRKGYKRGDTILIDKPFVHALKSTFKNEKCDYCYSEDNLSRCSGCQYILYCNRTCQKLSWTEHKRECARMKKIHPKILPDAARIMSKILIKLKNGGSTEKGYYTSNRSRTFKDLMSHYPDLKEDAHRLEHFSTLCEVLKEYMGEVNLPNAVELLGIYGRMCINAFNILDDNLNTIGTGIYLAASVINHSCVPNATATFDGSTLRIGAVTDIEYSDPELHVFISYLELMQTTSERRSELQNNYYFLCQCLRCVTNYEQNFVNSMLCGNSNCQAAVPMKNKQEEILDSISCSKCLEKISEDKIKTFYDVTDFTEFQLSRMKDIGYLDVCKMCLEKQNGIFHPNNINRVKILDLAFESAIKMEQWKESLKYGILLIDGYRVYYNEWHPSLGVLYMKLFKLCSIVENSESAVKYLKKGMSILKVTHGEDHRLYKNEVLPYYKELIQYF, encoded by the exons ATGACGTACGCCGGTCGATCGACTATGGACAAAAAAAGAAAAGGCTATAAAAGAGGCGACACGATTTTAATTGATAAACCGTTCGTTCACGCACTAAAGTCTACgttcaaaaacgaaaaatgcGATTATTGCTATTCCGA GGATAACCTATCTAGATGTTCCGGGTGTCAATACATCCTTTACTGTAACCGCACATGCCAGAAGCTTTCCTGGACTGAGCATAAGCGAGAATGTGCtagaatgaaaaaaattcatcCTAAAATACTGCCAGATGCGGCACGGATTATGtcaaaaatactaattaagCTTAAG aatggAGGAAGTACAGAAAAAGGTTATTACACATCGAATCGTTCTAGAACATTCAAGGATCTCATGTcac attatccTGATTTAAAGGAAGATGCCCATCGATTAGAACATTTCTCTACACTATGTGAAGTGCTAAAAGAATACATGGGTGAAGTAAATCTTCCTAATGCTGTTGAATTACTTGGAATTTATGGCCGG ATGTGCattaatgcatttaatattttggatGATAATTTAAACACTATCGGAACTGGAATATATTTAGCCGCTTCAGTTATAAATCATTCATGTGTACCTAATGCAACTGCAACATTTGATGGTAGTACATTGAGAATTGGTGCTGTAACAGATATAGAATATTCTGATCCAGAATTG catgtatttatatcatatttggAACTCATGCAAACTACATCAGAAAGACGAAGTGAATTACAaaacaactattattttttatgtcaatGCTTACGTTGTGTCACAAATTATGAGCAGAATTTTGTAAACTCAATGCTTTGTGGAAATTCTAATTGTCAAGCTGCAGTTCCTATGAAAAACAAACAAGAAGAG attttggaTTCAATTAGTTGTTCAAAATGTTTGGAAAAAATCAGTGAAGATAAAATCAAAACCTTTTACGATGTAACTGATTTCACAGAGTTTCAATTAAGTAGAATGAAAGATATTGGTT ATCTTGATGTTTGCAAAATGTGTCTAGAGAAACAAAATGGTATTTTTCATCCAAATAACATTAATCGTGTTAAAATATTGGATTTAGCTTTTGAAAGTGCCATAAAAATGGAACAATGGAAAGAGAGTTTGAAGTATGGAATTCTTTTGATCGATGGATATAG ggtatattataatgaatggcATCCTTCTTTGGGCGTTTTGTATAtgaagttatttaaattatgttccaTTGTTGAAAATTCTGAATCGGCTGTAAAGTACTTGAAAAAAGGAATGTCCATCTTAAAAGTCACACACGGAGAAGATcatagattatataaaaatgaagttctcccatattataaagaattaatccagtatttttag